The genomic interval aagcttatataaaagatataaaataactgcacATTTGTAtcccataatttaatatttatatttcttactttttttactaacaTGACATGTGTTCTGACAAGAATTAGAGACCGAAAGCAGGTTAGAAGTACATGTACTGATCATAATGGCGTCGGCACATGTCAGCGCATGCGCAGAAAGGGTCACCTTAGGGCGCGTTCGGGAagacgctattagcgctaacagcaaTGTTCTATCTTTTGtacaacttttaatgagtaacaaaggCAGAACgacactgttagcgctaaatagtatctccccgaacgcgccctAAGGTGACCCTTTGACCAACTGGGGCTAGGTtaggtttatatatatatatatacagggtgtcccagaacaaccttccgtccgtaaaatgacgtacttctgacacaattctaagacaatttttcctttaccaaaatttgatttgaagcgtagtttttgtgttataagcaaaaatagttagcaaatcacgcgtcgagtatagaaggcaggcaggagtggcgcggcgcaccgcgagcgcgggcgcagctgaccgtccgacagGTGATAatcgccgcatgagtcgctaactattttatcttatagcataaaattatgctttaaataaaattttggtaaagaagaaaatgtcttataattacgtcaggaataagtgttccttaaaataacattactttaatgaccaaaagttgttccgaATCGCCGGCCGTCGGACgttgcgatcagctgattgctacacgcgatgtgtatatgtctgagtgtgtgcgtaaaaggAAGGAACAGAGtgagtgaaagaaagagagagagagaaataaccgcttccgcgacggcgacgctccttcgattgtcatcgacattgtcgtcaACGACTTCAGactgatcgatatattgattttccggctcagctgagagacatgcgtgtagcaatcagctgattgcagcatccaacgttattttaaggaacacttattcctgacgtaattataagacattttcttctttaccaaaattttatttaaagcataattttatgttataagataaaatagttagcgactcatgcggcgatAATCACTCGTCGAATGGTCAGccgcgcccgcgctcgcggtgtgcCGCGCCGTTCCTATCTGCCTTTTGtactcgacgcgtgatttactaactatttttgcttataactcaaaaactaagcttcaaatcaaattttggtaaaggaaaaattgtcttaaaattgtgtcaggaatacgtcattttacggccggaaggttgttctaggacaccttgtataacaAATTACATAAGAGAGTAATTATATACCCAATCAAgagtttatttgaaaaagtaaatgtatacatatatagttctatgtatttataaatttttatattcttttaaaaaaatttaagacaaaaatataaaataactatattataaacttctaatattatacattacatctaatattacataaaatacgatcttatcttataatttctgaCAACACATTTCCTTAAcctaatatctaatatactTGTCCAGCATGGGCACGTAATGGCGAATAAAACACATGATTCAAATGACCAATCAAAATTGTGTTCGCCATTAGCGCATCTTTGATTATAGGTCTTTACATCTTActgcttaaatttttttatgtaccaCAGCCTTTATAGCTTTCCGCTATgtacttctctctctttctttcctacgTTATTCCTTgttcttatttcttattgCCTGGCATTGTGCAAAGGGCTTTACGACAGCTATTGTAGAACCGACCTTAGGCCTTGTCTGCAATAGAGTCGTCAGTCGTAAGGCCGACGTCCCATAGCGTGGAAATTTGTAGCGGAACAGAACGCGCGGAACCAGCGCGACCAATCACGGAACAGCATGAAAAGAATGGAATGGTTGTGATTGGTCGCGCTGGTTCCGCGCGTTCCGTTCTGCTACAGATTTCCGCTCTATGGGACGTCAGCCTAAAGGCCAGTCTACAATGGCAGTAAGCGATACAGAGTAAGGAGTAAGAAGTAACAACTGACGAATTAAAAGCCGGGAGTAATGAAATGGGCAAATCCCATTTCATACTCCTTACTTTTTACTTCTTACTCTCAATTCGCTCAATTTGCATGCGACCTTACGTTCTACGGCTATTGTAGACGAGGCTTTAAGGCCGGTCTATAATGGCAGTAAGCGGTACAGAGTAAGAAGTAAGAAGTAAGGAGTATGAAATGGGATTTGCCCATTTCGTTACTCccgaattttcgaaaatgcttgactgtcattggtcaatttgcttgcGACCTTACGTTTTACGGCCATTGTAGATGACCTATAAGTGTAAGTCATAAGgcgtaagaaattaaccaatgatattcgatattcttctctaaggtcaactgtgattggttaatttcttgcGGTTTACGACTTACAATACCTATTGTAAACGTCTCTTtaggccgggtctacaatagctgtagtaagcattaagtcgtaagaaatgaaccaatcatattcattatttttctctaaagtcaattgtaattggttaatttcttacggtttaaggcttactacatctattgtagacTCGGCCTTAGTGTCAAGAGATGTCACATGAACAAAAATGATgaattggtatttttattttttggtcacgtgatgTTGAAAATGAGCATCGATATGAAAAGGTACCTTAAAGGTGCTGTTAGAATCACATAGCTGACCAAAGAGATCGTTTCAGTATGTTTTACAATTAGGGTTCGGTAAGGGAGTAGTAGTAGGGTAAGTAAATAGATATGTATGTCGGTACTCACATACATATCGGTacttacatacatacgtatataatatatacatatatatatttctatccaAGATCCAAATCGCAATACGTCTCGCGCATATAAGTGGCTATACTGACTCAAGATATGACAAAGAATAGACATAGATCATaagcgttaattaatttccccTTAACTTTCCtgcaaaattattgatatatatatatatatttccattttgtaatattctaaCCCAGATCACGCGCGTGAACAGCCAGCCATTCGTTTTATCACATTGTTATCTGTCATTTGGGTTCACGCGCACGGCATGGAAGCGTAATTCCACTGTTTTGTGAAGCATAAAACGGCAACAAAACACCTACGCGCACACCAAGGCGCACACATTGAAGCACATTATTGTTGACGCATTGTTAGTGAACTTCGGAATTTCGCACTTTGATCCTTTCTACATTCAACCTCTCCGTGGCCCGCACACGATTTTTTCTTCACACGTTTTTCTTCACCGGGAACGCTAAATTAGGTGAGCTATAATCAACATTGTCATGAATATTTATgactatatatttaagtaaattgggataaaataaagcatagaaaaacaaatatttgtttattataattcattatatatttaattttttatcacttatGATGGCCCCAAATATTAGACATCTCCAAATTTCTGCAATCTTTCATgctattagtttttttaactatcaattttattcctgatagtattatatagatttttgtcAGTTTCAGATATTGTTATGATTATGATATCTAGATTGGAGGAGACTTGTAAATGATGTAATGTTATTGTAATAATGGTTGCTGATATTTTCAGGAATTAATACTTaagtttttacttaatttgacACACctgttacataatattttttctatgtttctggtacatgtatataattgtagtaattcaatttctaaatttttcaaaagcttGCAACACAAGTTTAATTCTTGATTCTTCCAATTTATTcaactttaagaaaaaagaagcaaattttaaaaaatcttatataattaatagcacttaaaattaaataaataaatttattattattatttatttattattactattattatttttaatgaatttaaaactaaattgaAAGCACTGATGAGTAATATCACTTACAGGAAATCGGACTAAATAAAAGTTAGgtataataaagcaaaaactctttttatttagtgttactttattaataaatcagttttgtaatttacattttcgtCTTTGACTattcagtaattaaataaataaaagtatatatatttaatttaaaatttgattaaaattttaaaattgattaaaaattatttatttatttataaccaAATTATTGACATGAATGATAACTTAATGTTTCTTTTACTCTTGAGTGtattaaaaagtagaaaatgcattctGCTTGTCTGTATCTAAGAAATAagcaaatgtttttattacttataaaacTTGTGTCtctacattttatatcttctcaagaaaatttaattttgttgtgtactatatttttatgattatgttatataatatatataaactttaatttatttcctctatcaaatgaatttaaatgatGAACCAATTAATACTAGAACAATTTATTCGCTAATTTGTATAACAGCATCCAGGCATCAGAAAATTGTACATAACGAcactacaataatttttttcatcctCAGGCAAGTTCTTATTTACTTGTGTAAATAGTTGTGTAAATAGTTGCTCATATAGTTATCTGTTATCATAAGATAtcgttttgaaattatttaaaactttcacCATAATAGTTTTGAGTGTAATGATAATTgctacaattaaatttttacaaaaattgaaaaaattaagattttttgtaAGTATGTGTGCgtgaatgtaattttatcttattaattaaaagattggTTGATGTGCTTTTGTTGCAGGTAGAAAAAAGTGAACATTTATGTTTTCTATAAAGTGtacagtttaatattatttgcttaTCACCATGGGAGTGCTCTCCTCCATGAAGCAATCATCAGTGGTACACCTTATGTTtgctattacattttttacatctggcttgataataaatttcttccaatgcattttatattttggacTAAGACCCTTTTCCAAGTATCTGTACCgcaagattaattattatctctgtTATTCCTTCTATTGTcgtaagtttattttatctcttgaattattttaatctttcatttttatttccaagatattaacattttgatttttatttttactagaaTTAGTATTTATGGCAGAATGGTGGGCAGGATCGGATCTGATAttgtatatagataaaaaggattttgacaaatatttcgGCAATGAGCATGGTTACCTTTTAATGAATCATACTTACGAGGCCGATTGGTTGATAGGTTGGTTACTGTGCGACCGCGTGAGATTGTTAGGCGTaagtatataaacaatatttatatatatttattaaaaaaaaatatctcttaatttttattcttcagaATTGCAAAGCATATGCTAAAAAATCGATACAATATATTCCAACGCTAGGATGGGCATGGAAATTTGCTGAGAGCATTTTCCTGGACAGAAGTTGGGACAGAGACAGGGAGAAGATTAAGAATCAAATAAAAGAGTTGATCGATTATCCTGACACGATATGGGTATGtctctctgtttcttttaTCTAAGTGCAAATGTATTCGATGAGtcctttaaatatttgtttaaaaaataaacaatataaattataaataatttattgctacatccaaaaataaataaacaagtaaAAGTAACTACGGATTGATTATAGCTTCTGCTCTATCCCGAGGGTACGCGCTTCAcatcaaaaaaattggaaGCCAGCCAAAAATTCGCTATTGAAAGAGGTCTAccagtattaaaatatcacttAACACCACGCACAAAAGGCTTTACTGCCAGCATTCCGCACATGAGAGGCAAAGCAGCGGCCATTTATGATATTCAAATAGCTTTCAAACCATCTGATTCAATAAAACCAACCATGAAGAACCTTCTTTTAGGAAAACCAATAGAGGGACATATGTATGCCAAAAGAATCCCCATTGAAGAAGTCCCAGAGGAAGAAGAGGCTGCTGCCGAATGGCTGCACAAACTTTATCAGCAAAAGGTAATATGCtacatgtacattttttattatactgagtacaaaaatttatattatttcaataaaggTATATAATCCTGCatgaaattgataaaatttttttaaatatatatacagagtattcGTAAAAAACTTTTCGTGTACAAATAGAGCAGATTAAACTGAGCAGAAAaagtgtatattattatatatatatattattatatatatatatatatatatatatatatttttttttttattgataaagtaTATcaacatagatatatattcaataaatataaacaatccCGCGTGAGACTGAtgcaacaaatttttaaaaaaatatatatacatatataatatatacagtgtttcattttaattgccCCAGGCAAATATCTCgcaaaatatggaaaatatggaaaaatatttcagacaaaagcTGTATGGCTTCGAGGGGAACATAAGAGGATACCActgatttgaccttgaataatTGTTTGAAGATCACATAATGgtcatcttttatttcttaaatgaaatctattttttattacatattcttgtagcttatctcgagagctttccgaaacactataataaagttaCGTTTCATTAAGTACTTTCCGATTTATAAGgtttcaaagttgcaatattttgacataaaatgcaagatatctcgtaaaatattcattttttgattatcttaccctaatacttttatgcacagaataatgagacaaatcaattggcgtaattaaaacacatagttatctttaagaaaaaatctgaatttgcaactagcagttacacatttttactttaacataattatgtgttttaattacgccaattgatttgtctcattattctgtgcataaaaatattagggtaagataatcgaaaaatgaatattttaggagatattttgtattttatgtcaaaatattacaactgtgaagccttataactcaaaaagtatttaatgaaaaaacattttattatagtgttttggaaagctctcgaggtaagctatAAGAAAATGCAATGAAAAATGGAgagttccatttaagaaattaaaggtgACCTTTATGTGatcttcaaataattattcaaggtcaaatcagTGGTACCGTTTTATGTCTCCCTCGAaatcatacaacttttgtttgaaatattttttcgtattttccatatttttcgagatatttgccTGAggcaattaaaatgaaacactgtatatatacaatatatacaatgtgtTCAGATGATATAGACCTGATAGGAGATATCAaagaaattctaattaataataattagatttatcgcataatgatataaaactttttttgttcagtttaatCTGCTCTATCTGGACACAAACAGTTTTTTACGAATTACTAGATagcctgtatatatttttaaaaaaatttgttgcaTCAGTCTCACATTggattgtttatatttattgaatatatatctatgttgATAtactttatcaataaaaatatatatacatctctattgatatatatatatatatatatatatatatatatatatatgttgatgTTTCTTGAATAGATGAATAGAGTTTAATGGAATAGAGAaagttttgaataattatgtttGACAAAAAGATACCTGCTTATTATCATTGCCAATGACCCATTTAAATTGAGTATATCAGTttgaagttatttttatatacaggaaAAACACATTACAAATAAAgagatttcattaaattctcATGATATTGAGTGCACAAagatcgatttttattaaatgagtttacattaatttatttaatatttaatataatacaataatgttAGATAAACTCTATTTGATAGGATCGTATGACGGAGAGTTTTTACAAGACTGGCGATTTTTTTGCCACGAGCGGTGTGCCTAGGACAGATTCGTTTAAACTGAAAAGAAGATATTATTCCCTCATTAACACTATATGCTGGGTGATAGTTGTCCTTGTACCAATGCTGTATTACCTTCTAAGGCTTCTCCTATCCGGGTCGATTCTGTACTTTTCCATTGGAATtgcaattatctttttatgtaaGTAATATCCTCATACTgacttttgtattattatctttttattatcttattattattatattatatcaaattttttattcagcaAATTGCCAAGAAGGGGCTTGGTTTACAATGAGGGAATCTACACACGCACTTCCATCCATACCTTAACATCTTTGTCTAACTTAATCCACCTTCCTGTTATAAAAAGTAGTTTATAACATGAACAAATAAGTTTATCCTAGGGAGgctacattatattaattctgcACTAACTTAATCCaaacaaattatatcaattaatccATTAGctaatcaaattatatcaatcaatcaattaattaattaattaatccatTAAATCAAATCAACCTAACTTACAAccaaaattaaacttaaaattaaaattaatatcattattattattattacattacaatgaaattaataaatacaacaaTAAATAACTAACTAACTTTACATTACTTTACTCAAAGCCGCTAGTATCACACCTATTTAATTCCATTCAATATAATTCACTTCAACTCCTCTATACATCTGTCTTTTCACAACCATTTTCgctcaatttaatattattctcgcTACATTCTCTTTccttcctctccctctccctctctttctaaaatctatttaatattctttttgataCATCTAATTCATCATTCAAAATGTTCTTTATTCTTCGTTGCTACAGCCTAACTCC from Anoplolepis gracilipes unplaced genomic scaffold, ASM4749672v1 Contig20, whole genome shotgun sequence carries:
- the LOC140675669 gene encoding 1-acyl-sn-glycerol-3-phosphate acyltransferase gamma-like isoform X1, yielding MGVLSSMKQSSVVHLMFAITFFTSGLIINFFQCILYFGLRPFSKYLYRKINYYLCYSFYCQLVFMAEWWAGSDLILYIDKKDFDKYFGNEHGYLLMNHTYEADWLIGWLLCDRVRLLGNCKAYAKKSIQYIPTLGWAWKFAESIFLDRSWDRDREKIKNQIKELIDYPDTIWLLLYPEGTRFTSKKLEASQKFAIERGLPVLKYHLTPRTKGFTASIPHMRGKAAAIYDIQIAFKPSDSIKPTMKNLLLGKPIEGHMYAKRIPIEEVPEEEEAAAEWLHKLYQQKDRMTESFYKTGDFFATSGVPRTDSFKLKRRYYSLINTICWVIVVLVPMLYYLLRLLLSGSILYFSIGIAIIFLFYLLMYKTLGMSEISKGSSYGAADAKKDK
- the LOC140675669 gene encoding 1-acyl-sn-glycerol-3-phosphate acyltransferase gamma-like isoform X2; the protein is MGVLSSMKQSSVVHLMFAITFFTSGLIINFFQCILYFGLRPFSKYLYRKINYYLCYSFYCQLVFMAEWWAGSDLILYIDKKDFDKYFGNEHGYLLMNHTYEADWLIGWLLCDRVRLLGNCKAYAKKSIQYIPTLGWAWKFAESIFLDRSWDRDREKIKNQIKELIDYPDTIWLLLYPEGTRFTSKKLEASQKFAIERGLPVLKYHLTPRTKGFTASIPHMRGKAAAIYDIQIAFKPSDSIKPTMKNLLLGKPIEGHMYAKRIPIEEVPEEEEAAAEWLHKLYQQKDRMTESFYKTGDFFATSGVPRTDSFKLKRRYYSLINTICWVIVVLVPMLYYLLRLLLSGSILYFSIGIAIIFLSNCQEGAWFTMRESTHALPSIP